One window from the genome of Rhinolophus ferrumequinum isolate MPI-CBG mRhiFer1 chromosome 10, mRhiFer1_v1.p, whole genome shotgun sequence encodes:
- the ZBTB39 gene encoding zinc finger and BTB domain-containing protein 39 isoform X1, which yields MGMRIKLQSTNHPNNLLKELNKCRLSETMCDVTIVVGSRSFPAHKAVLACAAGYFQNLFLNTGLDAARTYVVDFITPANFEKILSFVYTSELFTDLINVGVIYEVAERLGMEDLLRACHSTFPDLESTAVAKPLTSTSESHSSSLSCSSAEPPHPLGELRGAGEPFGPERNYVLPSDAGGSYKEEERNVSSDTNHSLPQPQQPLPPKTEDRDTPAPFTSVPNMVTQPVLGTVGVGIQTSTSSCQPYKVQSNGDFSKNSFFPPDNAIDITTGTNSCLSNSDHSKDPGFGQMDELQLEDLGDDELQFEDPTEEIGTAEEVIELSDDSEDELTFGENDSRENKAMPCQVCKKVLEPNIQLIRQHARDHVDLLTGNCKVCETHFQDRNSRVTHVLSHIGIFLFSCDMCETKFFTQWQLTLHRRDGIFENNIIVHPNDPLPGKLGLFSGAASTELKCAACGKALAKDFHVVRGHILDHLNLKGQACSVCDQRHLNLCSLMWHTLSHLGISVFSCSVCANSFVDLHLLEKHMAVHQSLEDTVFRCHLCSQSFKSEAAYRYHVSQHKCNSGLDPRPGFGLQHPALQKRKLPAEDFLSEELALQGQPGNSKYSCKVCGKRFAHTSEFNYHRRIHTGEKPYQCKVCHKFFRGRSTIKCHLKTHSGALMYRCTVCGHYSSTLNLMSKHVGVHKGSLPPDFTIEQTFMYIIHSKEAEKNPDS from the coding sequence ATGGGCATGAGGATCAAACTGCAAAGCACCAACCACCCCAACAACCTGCTGAAGGAACTCAACAAGTGCCGGCTCTCGGAGACCATGTGCGATGTCACCATTGTGGTGGGGAGCCGCTCCTTCCCAGCCCACAAAGCTGTGCTGGCCTGTGCGGCTGGCTACTTCCAGAACCTCTTCCTAAATACTGGGCTCGATGCTGCCAGGACCTATGTGGTGGACTTCATCACACCCGCCAACTTTGAGAAGATTCTGAGCTTTGTCTACACATCGGAGCTCTTCACGGACCTCATCAACGTTGGGGTCATCTATGAGGTAGCGGAGCGTCTGGGTATGGAGGACCTCCTCCGGGCCTGTCACTCCACCTTTCCTGACTTGGAGAGCACTGCTGTGGCCAAGCCCCTGACCAGCACCAGTGAGAGCCACTCGAGCTCCCTGAGTTGTAGCTCAGCAGAACCTCCCCATCCCCTCGGAGAACTCCGGGGTGCTGGGGAACCCTTTGGGCCTGAGAGAAACTATGTCTTACCGAGTGATGCTGGAGGAAGCtataaagaggaagagagaaatgtttCTAGTGACACTAACCATAGCCTGCCTCAGCCTCAGCAGCCACTGCCACCAAAGACAGAAGACCGCGATACTCCTGCTCCTTTCACGTCTGTACCTAACATGGTGACTCAGCCCGTCCTAGGCACTGTCGGCGTGGGCATCCAAACGAGCACAAGCTCCTGCCAGCCATACAAAGTTCAGAGCAATGGAGACTTCAGTAAAAACAGCTTCTTCCCCCCTGACAATGCAATAGACATTACCACTGGGACCAACTCCTGTCTGAGCAATAGTGACCACTCCAAAGATCCAGGCTTTGGGCAGATGGATGAGCTCCAGCTGGAGGACCTGGGGGATGATGAGTTGCAGTTTGAAGACCCCACCGAGGAGATAGGCACAGCGGAGGAGGTGATTGAGTTGAGTGACGACAGTGAGGATGAGCTGACTTTTGGAGAGAATGACAGCCGAGAGAATAAGGCCATGCCCTGCCAGGTGTGCAAGAAAGTTCTAGAGCCCAATATTCAACTGATCCGACAGCATGCTCGGGACCACGTGGACCTGCTGACAGGCAACTGCAAGGTCTGTGAGACCCACTTTCAGGACAGAAACTCCCGGGTGACTCACGTTCTGTCCCACATTGgtattttcctcttctcctgtGACATGTGTGAAACAAAGTTCTTTACCCAGTGGCAGCTGACCCTTCATCGACGGGATGGAATATTTGAGAACAACATCATTGTCCACCCCAATGATCCCCTACCTGGGAAGCTGGGTCTGTTTTCAGGGGCAGCCTCCACAGAGCTGAAATGTGCTGCCTGTGGGAAGGCATTGGCCAAAGATTTCCATGTGGTCCGGGGCCACATCCTTGACCATCTAAACTTGAAGGGCCAGGCCTGCAGTGTCTGTGACCAGCGCCACCTCAACCTCTGCAGCCTCATGTGGCACACTCTCTCCCATCTCGGCATTTCAGTTTTCTCCTGCTCTGTCTGTGCAAACAGCTTTGTGGACTTGCATCTCCTCGAGAAGCACATGGCTGTGCACCAAAGCCTGGAAGACACCGTCTTCCGCTGCCACTTGTGCAGCCAGAGCTTTAAGTCGGAGGCTGCCTATCGCTACCATGTCAGCCAGCACAAATGCAACAGTGGCCTTGACCCACGGCCTGGTTTTGGGCTACAGCACCCAGCTCTCCAGAAGCGGAAGCTGCCAGCAGAGGATTTCCTGAGTGAGGAGCTGGCTCTGCAGGGCCAACCTGGAAACAGCAAGTACAGCTGCAAGGTCTGTGGCAAAAGATTTGCCCACACAAGCGAGTTTAACTACCACCGGCGGATCCACACGGGTGAGAAACCATACCAGTGCAAGGTATGCCACAAGTTTTTCCGAGGCCGCTCAACTATCAAGTGCCACCTGAAGACGCACTCAGGGGCCCTCATGTACCGCTGCACGGTCTGTGGCCACTATAGCTCCACCCTCAACCTCATGAGTAAGCACGTTGGCGTGCACAAAGGCAGCCTCCCGCCCGACTTCACCATTGAGCAGACCTTCATGTACATTATCCATTCCAAAGAGGCTGAAAAGAACCCTGACAGCTGA
- the LOC117028836 gene encoding translation initiation factor IF-2-like, with translation MDTYQRSAGQGTGKSEWGVRGRQIPNFREGTPTIPWRRSLPSGRSNPGRRALDPAGALHREGTERTGTSPKTGDCLGDSGGGGGQAAGRGAGRGARDPRRGHPGSAHGRGGWVQRRGVGWKEHSESERKDGTEVGPRPGTALCPAALTRLRGARAPSPPPPHTKAPARRARPDKEAAPPAAARLSIRRAARRTGPGRPRRPARSAPRRPGGGSAPRRWTSASPAAREEAAPPHGGDGSEAGGVKSHQAWGPLPRPRAALRRYHHHHHHPAQFWLF, from the coding sequence ATGGATACATATCAACGGTCAGCAGGTCAGGGCACTGGGAAGTCTGAGTGGGGAGTAAGAGGGAGGCAGATTCCGAACTTCCGAGAAGGCACCCCAACAATCCCGTGGCGCCGCAGTCTCCCCTCTGGAAGGTCGAATCCGGGAAGAAGGGCGTTGGATCCGGCTGGGGCACTCCATCGGGAGGGCACCGAGCGCACCGGTACATCCCCAAAGACCGGCGATTGCCTGGGAGACtccggagggggtggggggcaggcggCAGGGCGCGGGGCCGGCCGGGGAGCAAGGGATCCGCGGCGGGGCCATCCGGGGTCGGCGCACGGCCGGGGAGGATGGGTCCAGCGCAGGGGAGTGGGCTGGAAGGAACACAGCGAGAGCGAGAGAAAGGACGGGACGGAGGTCGGGCCTCGGCCAGGGACAGCCCTCTGCCCGGCCGCGCTTACCCGGCTCCGCGGGGCCCGAGCACCATCGCCGCCGCCGCCTCACACAAAGGCCCCGGCCCGCCGTGCCCGGCCCGACAAGGAGGCGGCGCCGCCGGCCGCGGCCAGACTCTCCATCCGCCGCGCCGCTCGCCGCACCGGCCCGGGCCGCCCCCGTCGCCCGGCCCGCAGCGCCCCCCGCCGTCCCGGAGGAGGCAGCGCCCCCCGCCGCTGGACCTCAGCGTCCCCCGCCGCCCGGGAGGAGGCAGCGCCCCCCCATGGCGGCGACGGGAGCGAGGCGGGAGGGGTGAAAAGCCACCAAGCCTGGGGCCCGCTCCCCAGACCCCGCGCGGCCCTGCGAcgttaccaccaccaccaccaccaccccgccCAGTTCTGGCTTTTCTGA
- the ZBTB39 gene encoding zinc finger and BTB domain-containing protein 39 isoform X2, with product MGMRIKLQSTNHPNNLLKELNKCRLSETMCDVTIVVGSRSFPAHKAVLACAAGYFQNLFLNTGLDAARTYVVDFITPANFEKILSFVYTSELFTDLINVGVIYEVAERLGMEDLLRACHSTFPDLESTAVAKPLTSTSESHSSSLSCSSAEPPHPLGELRGAGEPFGPERNYVLPSDAGGSYKEEERNVSSDTNHSLPQPQQPLPPKTEDRDTPAPFTSVPNMVTQPVLGTVGVGIQTSTSSCQPYKVQSNGDFSKNSFFPPDNAIDITTGTNSCLSNSDHSKDPGFGQMDELQLEDLGDDELQFEDPTEEIGTAEEVIELSDDSEDELTFGENDSRENKAMPCQVCKKVLEPNIQLIRQHARDHVDLLTGNCKVCETHFQDRNSRVTHVLSHIGIFLFSCDMCETKFFTQWQLTLHRRDGIFENNIIVHPNDPLPGKLGLFSGAASTELKCAACGKALAKDFHVVRGHILDHLNLKGQACSVCDQRHLNLCSLMWHTLSHLGISVFSCSVCANSFVDLHLLEKHMAVHQSLEDTVFRCHLCSQSFKSEAAYRYHVSQHKCNSGLDPRPGFGLQHPALQKRKLPAEDFLSEELALQGQPGNSKYSCKVCGKRFAHTSEFNYHRRIHTGEKPYQCKTTQLWK from the exons ATGGGCATGAGGATCAAACTGCAAAGCACCAACCACCCCAACAACCTGCTGAAGGAACTCAACAAGTGCCGGCTCTCGGAGACCATGTGCGATGTCACCATTGTGGTGGGGAGCCGCTCCTTCCCAGCCCACAAAGCTGTGCTGGCCTGTGCGGCTGGCTACTTCCAGAACCTCTTCCTAAATACTGGGCTCGATGCTGCCAGGACCTATGTGGTGGACTTCATCACACCCGCCAACTTTGAGAAGATTCTGAGCTTTGTCTACACATCGGAGCTCTTCACGGACCTCATCAACGTTGGGGTCATCTATGAGGTAGCGGAGCGTCTGGGTATGGAGGACCTCCTCCGGGCCTGTCACTCCACCTTTCCTGACTTGGAGAGCACTGCTGTGGCCAAGCCCCTGACCAGCACCAGTGAGAGCCACTCGAGCTCCCTGAGTTGTAGCTCAGCAGAACCTCCCCATCCCCTCGGAGAACTCCGGGGTGCTGGGGAACCCTTTGGGCCTGAGAGAAACTATGTCTTACCGAGTGATGCTGGAGGAAGCtataaagaggaagagagaaatgtttCTAGTGACACTAACCATAGCCTGCCTCAGCCTCAGCAGCCACTGCCACCAAAGACAGAAGACCGCGATACTCCTGCTCCTTTCACGTCTGTACCTAACATGGTGACTCAGCCCGTCCTAGGCACTGTCGGCGTGGGCATCCAAACGAGCACAAGCTCCTGCCAGCCATACAAAGTTCAGAGCAATGGAGACTTCAGTAAAAACAGCTTCTTCCCCCCTGACAATGCAATAGACATTACCACTGGGACCAACTCCTGTCTGAGCAATAGTGACCACTCCAAAGATCCAGGCTTTGGGCAGATGGATGAGCTCCAGCTGGAGGACCTGGGGGATGATGAGTTGCAGTTTGAAGACCCCACCGAGGAGATAGGCACAGCGGAGGAGGTGATTGAGTTGAGTGACGACAGTGAGGATGAGCTGACTTTTGGAGAGAATGACAGCCGAGAGAATAAGGCCATGCCCTGCCAGGTGTGCAAGAAAGTTCTAGAGCCCAATATTCAACTGATCCGACAGCATGCTCGGGACCACGTGGACCTGCTGACAGGCAACTGCAAGGTCTGTGAGACCCACTTTCAGGACAGAAACTCCCGGGTGACTCACGTTCTGTCCCACATTGgtattttcctcttctcctgtGACATGTGTGAAACAAAGTTCTTTACCCAGTGGCAGCTGACCCTTCATCGACGGGATGGAATATTTGAGAACAACATCATTGTCCACCCCAATGATCCCCTACCTGGGAAGCTGGGTCTGTTTTCAGGGGCAGCCTCCACAGAGCTGAAATGTGCTGCCTGTGGGAAGGCATTGGCCAAAGATTTCCATGTGGTCCGGGGCCACATCCTTGACCATCTAAACTTGAAGGGCCAGGCCTGCAGTGTCTGTGACCAGCGCCACCTCAACCTCTGCAGCCTCATGTGGCACACTCTCTCCCATCTCGGCATTTCAGTTTTCTCCTGCTCTGTCTGTGCAAACAGCTTTGTGGACTTGCATCTCCTCGAGAAGCACATGGCTGTGCACCAAAGCCTGGAAGACACCGTCTTCCGCTGCCACTTGTGCAGCCAGAGCTTTAAGTCGGAGGCTGCCTATCGCTACCATGTCAGCCAGCACAAATGCAACAGTGGCCTTGACCCACGGCCTGGTTTTGGGCTACAGCACCCAGCTCTCCAGAAGCGGAAGCTGCCAGCAGAGGATTTCCTGAGTGAGGAGCTGGCTCTGCAGGGCCAACCTGGAAACAGCAAGTACAGCTGCAAGGTCTGTGGCAAAAGATTTGCCCACACAAGCGAGTTTAACTACCACCGGCGGATCCACACGGGTGAGAAACCATACCAGTGCAAG ACTACTCAACTGTGGAAGTGA